In one window of Nitrospirota bacterium DNA:
- a CDS encoding ATP-dependent metallopeptidase FtsH/Yme1/Tma family protein: protein MLMIVMTILLFNLLNAPKKVEEEMIFSEFIAKLDAGSVEEVVITENYVTGRLRDGKKFKTYLAVYPDLVKDLKAKGVKITAKPPDQNPWYVNFFFSWGPIIFLVLIWIFFMRQMQTGGNKALSFGKSKAKLVSDKAVKITFADVAGVEEAKEEVQEVIDFLKSPQKFSKLGGKIPKGVLLVGAPGTGKTLLAKAIAGEAGVPFFSISGSDFVEMFVGVGASRVRDLFEQAKKSAPCIIFIDEIDAVGRHRGAGIGGGHDEREQTLNQLLVEMDGFEGNAGVIILAATNRPDVLDPALLRPGRFDRQVVVPVPDVKGRLEIIKVHTKNIPLDENVNLEVIARGTPGFTGADLANLVNEAALLAARKSKSNVDMSDFEFAKDKVLMGVERKSMIISEEEKKNTAYHEAGHTLVAKLTPGTDPIHKVSIIPRGRALGVTQQLPIDDRYTYSKDYLLKALTVLLGGRAAEEIALKHMTTGAGNDLERATELARRMVTEWGMSEKLGPLTFGKKDEQIFLGREIAKHKDYSEKTATDIDEEVKRLVIEAYERAKAIVSENFDFLDALAKALLEKETLDAVEIEALVKEFESKKALQV, encoded by the coding sequence ATGCTGATGATAGTGATGACAATACTCCTCTTTAATCTCCTGAATGCGCCGAAGAAGGTTGAAGAGGAAATGATATTCTCCGAATTCATAGCAAAGCTTGACGCAGGGAGCGTTGAAGAGGTTGTTATAACGGAAAACTATGTAACAGGACGTTTGAGGGACGGGAAAAAGTTTAAAACATATCTGGCCGTATACCCTGACCTTGTGAAGGATTTGAAGGCAAAAGGAGTGAAGATTACCGCAAAGCCTCCTGACCAGAATCCGTGGTATGTGAATTTCTTCTTTTCGTGGGGGCCTATAATATTTCTTGTGCTCATATGGATATTCTTTATGCGGCAGATGCAGACAGGAGGAAATAAGGCGCTGTCCTTCGGGAAAAGCAAGGCAAAGCTGGTGTCTGATAAGGCTGTAAAGATAACCTTTGCCGATGTGGCGGGGGTAGAAGAAGCAAAAGAAGAGGTTCAGGAGGTAATAGATTTTCTCAAGTCGCCCCAGAAATTTTCAAAACTCGGAGGCAAGATACCCAAGGGCGTGCTCCTTGTAGGCGCTCCGGGCACAGGAAAGACCCTGCTTGCAAAGGCAATTGCAGGAGAAGCCGGAGTTCCGTTCTTTTCAATATCAGGCTCTGACTTTGTCGAGATGTTTGTAGGAGTCGGCGCATCACGAGTGAGGGATTTATTTGAACAGGCAAAGAAAAGCGCGCCGTGCATAATCTTTATTGATGAGATAGACGCTGTCGGCCGCCACAGGGGAGCAGGGATCGGCGGCGGGCATGACGAAAGAGAACAGACATTAAATCAGCTGTTGGTTGAGATGGATGGTTTTGAAGGGAACGCGGGCGTGATAATACTTGCAGCCACTAACAGGCCTGATGTGCTTGATCCGGCGCTTCTAAGGCCGGGCAGATTTGACAGGCAGGTTGTCGTGCCTGTGCCTGATGTTAAGGGAAGGCTCGAGATAATAAAGGTGCATACCAAGAATATACCGTTAGATGAAAACGTTAACCTTGAGGTTATTGCGAGAGGGACGCCCGGATTTACAGGCGCTGACCTTGCGAATCTTGTAAATGAGGCTGCGCTTCTTGCCGCAAGGAAATCAAAGAGCAATGTTGATATGTCTGATTTTGAGTTCGCAAAGGATAAAGTTCTCATGGGTGTTGAGCGGAAGAGCATGATAATAAGCGAGGAAGAAAAGAAGAACACTGCTTATCATGAGGCAGGGCATACGCTTGTGGCAAAGCTTACTCCGGGAACTGACCCTATACATAAGGTGAGCATCATTCCCCGCGGAAGGGCGCTCGGCGTAACACAGCAGCTTCCTATAGACGACAGATACACATATTCAAAGGACTATCTCTTAAAGGCGCTTACAGTTCTTCTTGGCGGAAGGGCGGCTGAAGAGATTGCCTTAAAGCATATGACCACAGGCGCAGGCAATGACCTTGAACGAGCTACCGAGCTTGCAAGGCGGATGGTTACGGAATGGGGCATGAGCGAAAAGCTCGGGCCGTTGACATTCGGCAAGAAAGACGAGCAGATATTCCTCGGAAGAGAGATAGCAAAACATAAAGACTACAGCGAAAAGACTGCTACGGACATTGACGAAGAGGTAAAACGCTTAGTCATTGAAGCGTATGAAAGGGCAAAGGCTATTGTTTCTGAGAATTTTGATTTCCTTGACGCCCTTGCAAAGGCGCTTCTTGAAAAAGAGACATTAGACGCCGTAGAGATAGAGGCGCTCGTAAAAGAATTTGAATCAAAAAAGGCTCTGCAGGTGTGA
- a CDS encoding N-acetylmuramoyl-L-alanine amidase, with amino-acid sequence MENVYAMKKSVFIAIVFFVMAAAAFAQPKTDVNMRISKQDGVLRLVFESEEAFLKKANAAVSGLQLNIEFPSAFNIASRKGINLDTSIKERILTVNLKEPFDIKVLRLSSPARFVIDIAPKAAADIKPQPDVVPAQKIYVIDPGHGGYDFGIAGADLKEKDIVLSIAREIESLLIKKGKKVFLTRKSDQFMSIKDRAVFTNQKFAEIFVSIHVSSGEGFALYVPKISDAGYDPAVALYSLSLRQQKYLQKSRALGDGIAKAVKEEFNLNVIRREMPLPILNSAAAPAVLIEIPSFKVMNYDQKTRARLAEAIIKGFSYYGQ; translated from the coding sequence ATGGAAAATGTATATGCTATGAAAAAATCAGTGTTTATCGCAATAGTCTTTTTTGTGATGGCTGCCGCCGCTTTTGCTCAGCCGAAGACTGATGTAAATATGAGGATAAGCAAACAGGACGGAGTTCTTCGCCTTGTATTTGAGTCTGAAGAAGCATTCCTGAAGAAGGCAAATGCCGCTGTATCAGGCCTGCAGCTCAATATTGAGTTCCCTTCAGCTTTTAACATCGCTTCCAGAAAAGGCATTAATCTGGATACTTCCATAAAGGAAAGAATCTTGACCGTTAATCTTAAGGAGCCTTTCGATATAAAAGTTTTGAGGCTTTCTTCTCCTGCGAGGTTTGTGATAGACATAGCGCCAAAGGCGGCGGCAGATATAAAACCGCAGCCGGATGTTGTGCCGGCGCAGAAAATTTATGTCATTGATCCGGGGCATGGAGGATATGATTTCGGCATTGCAGGCGCTGATCTTAAAGAAAAGGATATTGTTCTTTCTATTGCGAGGGAGATTGAAAGTTTGCTTATAAAGAAGGGCAAAAAGGTTTTTCTTACGAGGAAGAGTGACCAGTTTATGTCTATCAAAGACAGGGCAGTGTTCACAAACCAGAAATTCGCTGAAATATTTGTAAGCATCCATGTTTCATCAGGAGAGGGCTTTGCTTTATACGTTCCAAAGATCAGCGATGCAGGTTATGACCCTGCCGTGGCTTTGTACTCGTTAAGTTTGAGACAGCAAAAATATTTGCAGAAAAGCAGGGCGCTTGGCGATGGAATAGCAAAGGCAGTAAAAGAGGAATTTAATCTTAATGTCATACGAAGAGAGATGCCCCTGCCGATACTTAATTCTGCGGCCGCGCCTGCTGTCTTAATAGAAATTCCGTCATTTAAGGTTATGAATTATGACCAGAAGACCCGCGCAAGGCTTGCGGAGGCAATCATAAAAGGATTTTCTTATTATGGCCAGTAA
- the rph gene encoding ribonuclease PH, whose amino-acid sequence MRIDNRANTDLRKLKITRGFVGTADGSVLIEMGNTRVICTASIEEKVPQFLKDQKKGWVTAEYSMLPKSSHTRIVRESSTGRIGGRTHEIQRLIGRALRSVVDLGMLGERTVWIDCDVIEADGSTRTVSITGAFICLADALRNALKTGILERMPLKDYLAAVSVGIVNGQPVLDLSYAEDSMAEVDMNVVMTGSGNFVEVQGTAEGIPFSRKIHDRLIDLAGDGIKKLVEVQKSIVKIDDVLSF is encoded by the coding sequence ATGAGGATTGACAATAGAGCAAACACAGACTTGAGAAAATTGAAAATCACAAGGGGATTTGTAGGGACAGCGGACGGCTCTGTGCTTATTGAGATGGGAAACACCAGGGTTATCTGCACGGCGTCAATAGAAGAAAAAGTCCCTCAGTTCCTGAAGGATCAGAAAAAAGGATGGGTAACCGCAGAGTATTCAATGCTGCCGAAGTCGTCTCATACCAGGATAGTGCGCGAGTCAAGCACGGGAAGGATTGGAGGAAGGACGCACGAGATACAGAGGCTTATAGGAAGGGCATTAAGGTCAGTTGTGGACCTTGGCATGCTCGGTGAAAGGACGGTATGGATAGACTGCGATGTAATAGAGGCGGACGGCAGTACAAGGACAGTGAGCATAACAGGCGCATTTATCTGTCTTGCGGATGCGCTCAGAAATGCTCTTAAAACCGGGATACTGGAAAGGATGCCGTTAAAAGATTATCTTGCGGCTGTCAGCGTAGGCATTGTGAATGGACAGCCTGTTCTGGACCTGAGTTATGCCGAGGATTCCATGGCAGAGGTTGATATGAATGTCGTTATGACAGGCAGCGGGAATTTTGTTGAGGTGCAGGGCACGGCAGAGGGAATCCCATTTTCAAGAAAGATACATGACAGGCTTATAGACCTGGCCGGAGACGGGATTAAGAAGCTGGTGGAAGTTCAGAAGAGTATTGTGAAAATTGATGACGTGCTGAGCTTTTAG
- a CDS encoding GerMN domain-containing protein, translating into MASKKYLWIPAFLLLFAAGMTGGYFYFSKKFPSQARPEKVTEERSISTVEDMFTLRIYYPVNGRLQMEERKAQKKTIQMTVAEAVISEFLKGPVNVSVSEIPKDTKLIGLYRGDDGMLYVDLSDEFRRNFGGDAAAEFLLLRGLYESLISNVYDITDVKILIEGREMESLGGHLYLSYPLKDIVSSDLSDSLRRTGDKENNLSSR; encoded by the coding sequence ATGGCCAGTAAAAAATATTTGTGGATACCGGCCTTCCTCCTGCTTTTTGCGGCAGGCATGACAGGAGGCTATTTTTATTTCTCAAAAAAGTTTCCTTCGCAGGCGAGGCCTGAGAAAGTGACAGAAGAAAGATCCATCAGCACAGTGGAAGACATGTTTACTCTCAGGATTTACTATCCTGTGAACGGAAGATTGCAGATGGAGGAGAGGAAGGCGCAGAAAAAGACAATTCAGATGACGGTTGCAGAGGCGGTGATAAGCGAATTTCTTAAAGGCCCTGTTAACGTAAGCGTTTCGGAAATACCCAAAGATACAAAGCTTATAGGTTTATACAGGGGTGATGACGGTATGCTCTATGTGGACCTGTCAGATGAATTCAGGAGAAACTTTGGCGGTGATGCGGCAGCAGAGTTTCTGCTGCTGAGAGGGTTATATGAGAGCCTTATATCTAATGTATATGATATAACTGATGTGAAAATATTGATTGAGGGGAGAGAAATGGAAAGCCTCGGAGGGCATTTATATCTTTCTTATCCGTTAAAGGATATAGTTTCTTCAGACTTGTCTGATTCGCTGAGGCGAACAGGAGACAAGGAGAATAATCTTAGCTCCCGATGA
- a CDS encoding penicillin-binding protein 2 — protein sequence MRKRAIILNTAIIFGFVAVFLRLVDLMVLNHGRFSERARIQQIKQEDIQVRRGLIFDRRGRELGVNLEVESLFCDPAAMVSPQTAAYDISGVIGKKPEAMLAKFSSKGRFVWVERKLNTETAEKIKKMDIKGLGFMPDAKRFYPKGKLASHVIGAVGIDNQALEGVELKYNKFLRTPGGKILVMRDARGRTLSAGVDIESKGNNVFLTIDEGLQYIAEKELDNAMAQWRASAATIIMMDPFTGELLAFANRPAYDPNSAAYAKDFEKRNRAITDIYEPGSTFKIIVGAAAIEEGIVKLDTKFDCSKGAVSIGGSVIHDAHKHGVLTFKEVIQKSSNVGSTMIGMQLGKENVYKYAKLFGFGEKTGIDLPGEVSGWIRLPEKWSAGSIGAISIGQEVAVTPLQILRAYSAIANGGVLVTPHVVSEIRSPDEVPVYSFNSKGNKRAISKKTAEIFKDILKTVAEEGGTGKSASVEGNHVAGKTGTAQIIDPRTKRYSKEKYVGSFVGFVPADNPMIAMIVVIYEPKGQIYGGVIAAPVFKEIAKQSLSYLNVPREDVGEKNILVVERR from the coding sequence ATGAGGAAAAGAGCGATAATTCTTAATACCGCAATAATCTTTGGTTTTGTTGCGGTATTTTTGCGTCTTGTGGATTTGATGGTACTTAACCACGGCAGGTTTTCCGAGAGGGCCAGGATACAACAAATCAAACAAGAGGATATACAGGTAAGGCGCGGATTGATATTTGACAGAAGGGGAAGGGAGCTTGGGGTGAATCTTGAGGTGGAGTCATTGTTTTGCGACCCTGCAGCAATGGTCTCTCCGCAGACTGCGGCTTATGACATTTCAGGAGTTATAGGGAAAAAGCCCGAGGCAATGCTTGCAAAGTTTTCTTCCAAGGGTAGGTTTGTCTGGGTGGAAAGAAAGCTTAATACTGAAACAGCGGAAAAAATAAAAAAAATGGATATAAAAGGGCTTGGTTTTATGCCCGATGCAAAGAGATTTTATCCGAAAGGCAAGCTTGCTTCTCACGTTATCGGCGCTGTTGGCATTGATAATCAGGCGCTTGAAGGCGTTGAACTAAAATACAATAAATTTTTAAGAACACCCGGAGGAAAGATCCTTGTTATGAGGGATGCAAGAGGCAGGACGCTTTCTGCAGGCGTGGATATAGAGTCAAAAGGCAACAATGTGTTTTTGACAATAGATGAAGGGCTTCAGTATATAGCTGAAAAAGAGCTTGATAATGCAATGGCGCAATGGCGGGCGTCTGCCGCAACCATAATAATGATGGATCCATTCACAGGCGAGCTATTGGCATTTGCAAACAGGCCTGCCTATGATCCAAATTCCGCAGCATATGCAAAGGACTTTGAAAAAAGAAACAGGGCCATAACAGACATTTATGAGCCGGGCTCTACCTTCAAGATAATTGTCGGCGCCGCAGCTATTGAAGAGGGGATTGTAAAATTAGACACAAAATTTGACTGTAGTAAGGGCGCTGTTTCAATTGGCGGATCTGTCATTCATGACGCGCATAAACACGGCGTGCTCACATTCAAAGAGGTGATACAGAAGTCTTCAAATGTCGGCAGCACAATGATAGGCATGCAGCTTGGAAAGGAAAATGTATATAAGTATGCAAAGCTCTTTGGTTTTGGAGAAAAAACAGGCATAGACCTGCCTGGCGAAGTATCAGGCTGGATAAGGCTGCCTGAAAAGTGGTCGGCCGGGTCTATAGGAGCAATATCAATAGGTCAGGAGGTTGCAGTTACGCCGCTTCAGATTCTGAGGGCTTACTCAGCGATAGCAAACGGAGGCGTTCTTGTTACACCTCATGTAGTGTCGGAAATAAGGTCTCCGGATGAGGTCCCTGTGTATTCATTCAACTCCAAGGGAAACAAGAGGGCTATCTCAAAAAAGACAGCAGAAATATTTAAGGATATATTAAAGACAGTCGCAGAGGAAGGCGGGACAGGCAAAAGCGCCTCTGTTGAGGGCAATCACGTTGCAGGCAAAACAGGGACAGCGCAGATTATAGACCCCAGGACAAAGAGATATTCAAAGGAAAAATATGTTGGTTCATTTGTCGGGTTCGTTCCTGCAGACAATCCCATGATAGCAATGATTGTTGTTATTTATGAGCCGAAGGGGCAGATTTACGGAGGGGTTATTGCCGCTCCTGTTTTTAAAGAGATTGCAAAACAATCGCTTTCGTATCTTAATGTGCCGAGGGAAGATGTCGGAGAAAAGAATATTTTGGTGGTTGAGAGGAGATGA
- the rsmH gene encoding 16S rRNA (cytosine(1402)-N(4))-methyltransferase RsmH, whose protein sequence is MSVKVIHLPVMLREVVMLLKPVSGGVYVDATAGLGGHAEEILRHIGNGRLLGIDRDEEALDMAMKRIPDSRLTLKKGKFSDISRLTAEAGISEVDGILLDLGTSMFHLKTAERGFSFFSEEPLDMRMDREQEITAAYIVNKYPEKEISRILWEYGEEKLSRKIARSVIDYRAEKKIDTCAELSDIVYRVYRKRGKHHPATKTFQALRIAVNDELNELRKGLNEAAGILKSGGRLCVISYHSLEDRIVKNFIRDGHKQGGLRMLTKKPMAPSDEEVRFNPSARSAKLRGAEKI, encoded by the coding sequence GTGAGTGTGAAGGTTATTCATCTCCCTGTGATGTTAAGGGAGGTGGTTATGTTGCTGAAACCAGTATCAGGGGGAGTATATGTTGATGCAACAGCCGGGCTTGGCGGTCACGCAGAAGAAATACTCAGGCATATCGGCAATGGAAGGCTTCTCGGCATTGACAGGGATGAAGAGGCTCTGGATATGGCAATGAAAAGAATTCCCGATAGCAGGCTTACCTTGAAGAAGGGGAAATTTTCTGATATCAGCAGGCTAACTGCGGAAGCAGGCATTTCAGAAGTGGACGGGATTTTATTGGACCTCGGCACATCCATGTTTCATCTCAAGACCGCTGAAAGAGGTTTCAGTTTTTTTTCAGAAGAGCCTTTGGATATGAGGATGGACAGGGAACAGGAAATTACAGCAGCGTACATTGTCAATAAATATCCTGAAAAAGAGATAAGCAGAATTTTGTGGGAGTACGGCGAAGAAAAACTCTCACGGAAAATAGCAAGGTCAGTTATTGATTACAGGGCCGAAAAGAAAATAGATACCTGCGCTGAACTGTCAGATATTGTTTACAGGGTTTACAGGAAAAGGGGGAAGCATCATCCTGCAACAAAGACCTTTCAGGCGTTGAGGATTGCTGTGAATGATGAACTCAATGAACTCAGAAAAGGGCTTAATGAGGCGGCAGGCATTCTTAAGAGCGGAGGCAGGCTGTGTGTTATTTCATATCATTCGCTTGAGGACAGGATAGTAAAGAACTTTATAAGGGATGGACATAAACAGGGTGGATTAAGGATGTTAACCAAAAAACCCATGGCCCCTTCAGACGAAGAAGTAAGATTCAATCCGTCAGCGAGGAGCGCAAAATTAAGAGGAGCGGAAAAAATATGA
- a CDS encoding glutamate racemase: MNEINNNSPIGVFDSGVGGLTALKEIFRVLPDENTIYLGDTARVPYGIRSSETVTRYSFENAQFLASKGIKLLVVACNTASSVSLEAIRKSVSVPVIGVIEPGASEAVKSTRNKKIGVIGTEATIRSSAYKKAIEAIDGSVQVFGFSCPLFVPLVEEGWTEGEIAMLVAEKYLREVKEKGVDTLVLGCTHYPLLKKVISEVIGSDIRLIDSAVETAKRTAGTLKKYGMERKLKEKPLREFYVTDSPERFVKVGERFLQQKIEHIEKIEI, encoded by the coding sequence ATGAATGAGATAAATAACAACAGTCCTATAGGAGTCTTTGATTCCGGAGTGGGCGGGCTTACTGCCCTCAAGGAAATATTCAGGGTATTGCCGGATGAAAACACAATATACCTCGGAGATACAGCGAGAGTGCCTTACGGTATAAGGTCATCCGAAACCGTGACAAGGTATTCTTTTGAGAATGCGCAGTTTCTCGCGTCAAAGGGCATAAAACTTCTTGTTGTTGCGTGCAATACCGCATCCTCTGTCAGTCTTGAAGCAATAAGGAAAAGCGTGTCTGTTCCGGTTATCGGCGTTATAGAGCCGGGCGCGAGCGAGGCTGTAAAGAGCACGAGGAATAAAAAAATCGGCGTAATAGGAACGGAGGCGACTATCAGAAGCAGCGCATATAAGAAGGCAATAGAAGCGATTGACGGCAGTGTGCAGGTATTCGGATTTTCATGCCCTCTCTTTGTCCCTCTGGTTGAGGAAGGGTGGACAGAAGGAGAAATTGCAATGCTGGTTGCGGAAAAATACTTAAGAGAAGTGAAAGAAAAGGGCGTGGATACGCTTGTTTTGGGATGCACGCATTACCCCCTGCTTAAGAAGGTTATTTCAGAGGTTATAGGCTCTGATATAAGGCTTATTGATTCTGCTGTTGAGACAGCTAAGAGAACAGCCGGGACATTAAAAAAATACGGCATGGAGAGAAAACTGAAGGAAAAACCATTAAGGGAATTTTATGTCACCGATTCTCCTGAGCGGTTTGTAAAAGTAGGAGAAAGATTTCTTCAGCAGAAAATAGAACATATAGAAAAGATAGAAATATAA
- the mraZ gene encoding division/cell wall cluster transcriptional repressor MraZ, which translates to MPSFSGKYYYSVDSKGRIIIPAPFREIISANYSPKLYVVNAAFDKCLHLYPQEEWNRLEERVRAMPKMDEAVKFFMRKVIASAVEIELDKQGRVLIPVAHREDSGINGEIVVVGQIDKIELWDRKEWDAMVDPAKIDKKAVEQRLVSYGL; encoded by the coding sequence ATGCCTTCTTTTTCGGGAAAATATTACTATTCGGTAGACTCAAAGGGCAGAATCATCATACCTGCGCCTTTCAGGGAAATTATTTCCGCTAATTACAGCCCGAAACTTTACGTCGTCAATGCTGCTTTTGATAAGTGCCTTCATTTATACCCGCAAGAGGAATGGAACAGGCTTGAAGAAAGGGTGAGGGCCATGCCAAAGATGGATGAGGCAGTAAAGTTTTTCATGAGAAAGGTTATTGCATCCGCTGTTGAGATTGAACTGGATAAGCAGGGGAGAGTGCTTATTCCTGTTGCTCACAGAGAGGACTCAGGCATAAACGGAGAGATAGTTGTTGTCGGACAAATAGACAAGATAGAACTCTGGGACAGGAAAGAATGGGATGCAATGGTGGACCCTGCGAAGATAGACAAAAAGGCTGTTGAACAAAGACTTGTAAGCTACGGGCTTTAG
- a CDS encoding UDP-N-acetylmuramoyl-L-alanyl-D-glutamate--2,6-diaminopimelate ligase, translating into MNLKALIKDMEIKEMTGSTDIEITGIAYDSRKVKAGDVFVAAKGEKCDGHDFISDAVKKGAVAVVHEEHENKLLADSYQLTAIKVSDSRKSLAYLSNNFYERPSDKLTVIGVTGTNGKTTATYLIKSILEVWGKDAGLIGTINYLVKDRHYDAPHTTPEALEFQAVLNEMVSAGCSHVVTEVSSHALAQKRVDYTGFSVAVFTNLTRDHLDFHITMEEYFRAKERLFKELLLKDGTSVINFDDIWGRRLISELRTPNSGLKDVLTYGIEAGADIVAENIKNSFDGLMFDINFNGRTYNVQSPLIGIYNVYNILSAIGAAVSLNVPWDMIISGIKNMDSVKGRFQKVDFGQNFLCIVDYAHTEDALERLICAARELIKQSGVGSREFSNSELRTPNSPRIITVFGCGGDRDRGKRPRMAAIATKLSDYVVITSDNPRSEEPMEIIKEIEKGALRMNYTIEPDREKAIQKAVEAAEEGDILLIAGKGHEDYQEIKGLRHKFSDMEIAEKAIRRLWRF; encoded by the coding sequence ATGAACTTGAAGGCGCTTATAAAAGATATGGAGATAAAAGAGATGACAGGCAGCACGGATATTGAGATAACGGGAATCGCCTATGACTCAAGAAAGGTCAAGGCAGGCGATGTCTTTGTTGCCGCAAAGGGCGAAAAGTGTGACGGCCATGATTTTATCAGTGATGCGGTTAAGAAAGGCGCAGTTGCAGTAGTGCATGAAGAACATGAGAATAAGCTTTTAGCTGACAGCTATCAGCTTACAGCTATCAAAGTCAGTGACAGCAGGAAGTCTCTCGCGTATCTTTCCAATAATTTTTATGAGAGGCCGTCCGATAAGTTGACTGTCATTGGCGTAACTGGAACTAATGGAAAGACAACGGCAACGTATCTTATAAAGTCCATTCTTGAGGTATGGGGAAAAGATGCCGGGCTGATAGGCACTATAAATTATCTCGTGAAAGACAGGCATTATGACGCCCCTCATACCACGCCTGAGGCGCTTGAGTTTCAGGCTGTATTGAACGAGATGGTTTCAGCGGGGTGCAGCCATGTAGTGACAGAAGTATCATCCCATGCGCTTGCTCAGAAGCGGGTGGACTATACGGGTTTCAGTGTTGCAGTTTTCACAAATCTTACAAGAGACCATCTGGATTTTCATATAACGATGGAGGAATATTTCAGGGCAAAGGAAAGACTGTTTAAAGAACTTCTTTTGAAAGACGGGACGTCTGTAATAAATTTTGACGATATATGGGGAAGAAGATTAATCTCTGAACTCCGAACTCCGAACTCCGGACTTAAAGATGTGCTGACATACGGCATTGAAGCAGGAGCGGATATTGTTGCAGAGAATATTAAAAACTCATTTGACGGACTTATGTTTGATATTAATTTCAACGGCAGGACATACAATGTTCAGTCTCCGCTTATAGGTATTTACAATGTCTACAACATACTCTCTGCCATAGGCGCTGCCGTGAGCCTGAATGTGCCGTGGGATATGATAATAAGCGGAATAAAGAATATGGATTCTGTAAAGGGAAGATTTCAAAAGGTTGACTTCGGACAGAATTTTCTCTGCATAGTTGACTATGCTCACACAGAAGATGCGCTTGAAAGGCTGATATGCGCTGCCAGAGAACTGATAAAACAGTCGGGAGTCGGGAGTCGGGAGTTTTCAAACTCCGAACTCCGAACTCCGAACAGTCCACGTATTATTACTGTCTTTGGCTGCGGCGGCGACAGGGACAGGGGAAAGAGGCCGCGAATGGCAGCGATAGCAACAAAACTGAGCGATTATGTTGTGATAACCTCTGATAATCCACGCAGCGAAGAACCTATGGAGATAATAAAAGAGATAGAGAAGGGCGCATTGAGGATGAATTATACAATTGAACCCGACAGGGAGAAGGCTATTCAAAAGGCGGTGGAGGCTGCAGAAGAAGGCGATATACTCCTGATTGCAGGAAAGGGCCACGAGGATTATCAGGAGATAAAAGGCTTAAGGCATAAATTCAGCGACATGGAGATAGCGGAGAAAGCGATAAGGAGATTATGGCGATTTTGA